CATCGTGTAGTCATCCTGAGCATGTGATGTCACGGCCCGAACGTGGAACCTCTACGTGACACCAAAGGTCCGTCAGCGCTACCTAGTTCGCAACTGAATCCGCACTGCTGAAGGTGTCCGGAATGAAGACGGAGTACATACCTCTCAGATCTCCTGCCTCGAAACCGAACGCTCGATCTTCCGGATACTTCTCCTTGATGAAGTCGGGCCGTGCGTCTTTCGCACCGTGGCAGGCAAGACAGGCCGGCTCCACCGTGATGCGACGCAGGTAGCGCAGGCCGGGGACGCCCGCGTGTTCGGATCGAAGCCACAGACTGTCCAGGGACGACTCCGATTCGAATCGCGCAAACAGCCCTGCCGCCTGTGGGTCCGGGGCATGAGCTGGATTGCGATACTTCACGGCAAGCTGCCGCATGACCCATCCGTTCTCCTGCGCCGTCTGCTTCAGCCGCATTCCGACCGGTTTGCAGACCTGCGCGAACGTCTCCTGCTCCACCTCCTCCATCTCGCTGATTCCTCCAGCAAGATTGGATCGCATCGCATCGATATCTGCTATCGCCTGCATGACAGCGAGTTGCACGGGCGTGACTGTCGAGGCGGTGTTTGCCACATCCAGTAGTTCAGTTCTGGCGTCGGCAGGCTGCTCCGGCGCGTTACACGCCGACACGAACAGCAGCAGGAGGAGAATTGGGACTCGATTCATTACTGACCTCGTTGGTACTCGGAGCTCA
This window of the Rhodothermales bacterium genome carries:
- a CDS encoding DUF3365 domain-containing protein, with amino-acid sequence MNRVPILLLLLFVSACNAPEQPADARTELLDVANTASTVTPVQLAVMQAIADIDAMRSNLAGGISEMEEVEQETFAQVCKPVGMRLKQTAQENGWVMRQLAVKYRNPAHAPDPQAAGLFARFESESSLDSLWLRSEHAGVPGLRYLRRITVEPACLACHGAKDARPDFIKEKYPEDRAFGFEAGDLRGMYSVFIPDTFSSADSVAN